A window of Fusobacterium simiae contains these coding sequences:
- a CDS encoding tetratricopeptide repeat protein encodes MKDELLKKIEDLYDLEKYQDIIDMIEALPAEQLNNELIGQLGRAYNNIKNYEKAIEILKSIEFEEGNTMRWNYRIGYSYFFLEDYQNAEKYFLKANEIDPEDEEIKRYLLNIYIELSKQLIDKDNNPDNKDKAVEYALKSKEYITTDDDKIQCDSYLAWLYDKIEVFDVAEELLKNVISLGRDDIWVNSELGYCLGELNRFEESLEHYLRAKELGREDEWIYSQIGWTYRRLEKYEEALKADFKAQELGQNDAWINVEIGICYKELEKFEETIKYYSIANELNQGKNLWLLSDIAWVYGAMGNYDEELKYLEQTKKLGRKDEWINAEYGKVYYKLEQYEKALRYFNKAKKLGQNDAWINVQIARCFKALDKNEDALKAYLKAEKFDDSDVWLLSEIAWLYDGIGKYKEGLKYLKRIEKLDRDDCWFNTEYGFCLMRLQKYEKAIEKYKHALELKEELNEEIYLNCQLGFCYRILEKYEEALKYQLKGKELGRNDDWINIEIGLCYKELNDYEKALEHYLIAYEQDKEDIWLLSDIGWIYNELDKQEDGLQFLLKAQELGREDSWIYAELGQCLGRLGKSEEGIEKLKKALEILEEDKTNDNIDEKIFVNSEIGWLYGKIENSDPNEALHYLYAARDLGRDDQWLNAEIGWELGYKANKDEEAVKYFERSIELGRDDEWVWARVANIYFDLERYEDALKAYNRAYELEGSYKEGKDSLYICSIGRTLRRLGRYEEAVEKLLESRKLSLEEGDVVDLEDLELAYCYAVLGDKDKAEEHMKLSIDSLGTYAESEEYLKKQFDEIREMINILSKPS; translated from the coding sequence ATGAAAGATGAATTATTGAAAAAGATTGAAGATTTATATGATTTAGAGAAATATCAAGATATAATAGATATGATTGAAGCACTTCCAGCAGAACAATTAAATAATGAATTAATAGGACAATTAGGTAGAGCATATAATAATATTAAAAATTATGAAAAAGCAATAGAAATCTTAAAGAGCATAGAATTTGAAGAAGGAAATACTATGCGTTGGAATTACAGAATAGGATATTCATATTTCTTTTTAGAAGATTATCAAAATGCAGAAAAATATTTTTTGAAAGCAAATGAAATAGATCCAGAAGATGAAGAAATTAAAAGGTATTTGTTAAATATATATATAGAATTATCAAAACAACTAATTGATAAAGATAACAATCCAGATAATAAAGATAAGGCAGTAGAATATGCCTTAAAATCTAAAGAATATATAACAACAGATGATGATAAAATTCAATGTGATTCATATTTAGCATGGCTATATGATAAAATTGAAGTTTTTGATGTAGCAGAGGAGCTTTTAAAAAATGTTATCAGCTTAGGTAGAGATGATATTTGGGTGAATTCTGAACTAGGATATTGCTTAGGGGAATTAAATAGATTTGAAGAGTCATTGGAACATTATTTAAGAGCTAAGGAATTAGGAAGAGAAGATGAGTGGATATATTCTCAAATTGGTTGGACATATCGTCGTTTAGAAAAATATGAAGAAGCTTTGAAGGCAGATTTTAAAGCACAAGAATTGGGTCAAAATGATGCCTGGATTAATGTTGAAATAGGAATTTGTTATAAAGAATTAGAGAAATTTGAAGAGACTATAAAATATTATTCTATAGCAAATGAATTAAATCAAGGTAAAAACCTTTGGTTATTATCAGATATAGCTTGGGTTTATGGAGCTATGGGAAATTATGATGAGGAATTAAAATATTTAGAGCAAACAAAAAAACTTGGTAGAAAAGATGAATGGATAAATGCTGAGTATGGAAAAGTTTACTATAAATTAGAACAATATGAAAAGGCATTAAGATATTTCAATAAAGCAAAAAAATTGGGTCAAAATGATGCTTGGATTAATGTTCAAATAGCAAGATGTTTTAAAGCATTGGATAAAAATGAAGATGCTTTAAAGGCCTATTTAAAAGCGGAAAAATTTGATGATAGTGATGTATGGTTACTATCTGAAATAGCTTGGCTTTATGATGGAATAGGTAAATATAAAGAAGGTTTAAAATATCTTAAAAGAATTGAAAAATTAGATAGAGATGATTGTTGGTTTAACACAGAATATGGTTTTTGTTTGATGAGACTTCAAAAATATGAAAAAGCCATAGAAAAATATAAACATGCTTTGGAATTAAAAGAAGAACTAAATGAAGAAATTTATTTAAATTGTCAACTTGGATTCTGTTATCGTATTTTAGAAAAATATGAAGAAGCATTGAAATATCAGCTAAAGGGAAAGGAACTTGGAAGGAATGATGATTGGATAAATATAGAAATTGGTTTATGTTATAAAGAATTAAATGATTATGAGAAAGCACTTGAACATTATTTAATAGCTTATGAACAAGATAAAGAGGATATTTGGTTACTATCTGATATTGGTTGGATCTATAATGAGCTTGACAAACAAGAAGATGGCTTACAATTTTTGTTAAAAGCACAAGAATTAGGAAGAGAAGACAGTTGGATATATGCAGAATTAGGACAATGTTTAGGTAGATTAGGAAAGTCTGAAGAAGGTATTGAAAAATTAAAAAAGGCTTTGGAAATACTTGAGGAAGATAAAACAAATGACAATATAGACGAAAAAATTTTTGTAAACTCTGAAATAGGTTGGCTTTATGGGAAAATAGAAAATTCAGACCCTAATGAAGCATTACATTATCTATATGCTGCAAGAGATTTAGGTAGAGATGATCAATGGCTTAATGCAGAAATAGGCTGGGAATTAGGATACAAGGCTAATAAAGATGAAGAAGCAGTAAAATATTTTGAAAGATCTATTGAATTAGGAAGAGATGACGAATGGGTTTGGGCAAGAGTTGCTAATATCTATTTTGATTTAGAAAGATATGAAGATGCTTTAAAAGCATATAATAGAGCTTATGAACTTGAAGGCTCATATAAAGAAGGAAAAGATAGTTTATATATATGCAGTATTGGAAGAACTTTAAGAAGGCTAGGAAGATATGAAGAAGCTGTTGAAAAACTTTTAGAATCAAGAAAACTTTCTCTTGAAGAAGGAGATGTTGTAGATTTAGAAGATTTAGAGCTTGCATATTGTTATGCTGTTCTTGGAGATAAAGACAAGGCAGAAGAACATATGAAATTATCCATTGATTCATTGGGAACTTATGCAGAAAGTGAAGAATATTTGAAAAAACAATTTGATGAGATTAGAGAAATGATAAATATTTTGTCTAAACCATCATAA
- a CDS encoding SDR family NAD(P)-dependent oxidoreductase, translating to MEENRIKGKIAFISGASSGIGKATAEKLAQMGVNLILCARRENILNELKENLEKQYGIKVKNLVFDVRNYDDVLKNINSLDDEWKKIDILVNNAGLAIGLEKFYEYNMDDVDKMVDTNIKGFVYIANTIIPLMLATDKVCTIINIGSVAGEIAYPNGSIYCATKFAVRAISDSMRSELIDKKIKVTNIKPGLVDTEFSTVRFRGDKEKADNVYKGIEPLYAEDIADTIAYVANLPEKIQITDLSITPLHQANAIHIYKEK from the coding sequence ATGGAAGAAAATCGTATCAAAGGAAAAATAGCATTTATTTCAGGAGCAAGTAGTGGAATAGGAAAAGCCACAGCAGAGAAATTAGCACAGATGGGGGTTAATCTTATTTTATGTGCTAGAAGAGAAAATATTTTAAACGAATTAAAAGAAAATCTTGAAAAGCAATATGGAATTAAGGTTAAAAATTTAGTTTTTGATGTAAGAAACTATGATGATGTTTTAAAAAATATCAATTCATTAGATGATGAATGGAAGAAAATAGATATATTAGTTAATAATGCAGGACTTGCTATTGGACTTGAAAAATTCTATGAATATAATATGGATGATGTTGACAAAATGGTTGATACTAATATAAAAGGTTTTGTATATATTGCAAATACTATTATTCCACTTATGTTAGCAACAGATAAAGTTTGTACAATAATTAATATAGGCTCTGTTGCTGGAGAAATAGCATATCCAAATGGTAGTATCTACTGTGCAACAAAATTTGCTGTGAGAGCAATAAGTGATTCAATGAGATCAGAACTTATAGATAAAAAAATAAAAGTTACAAATATAAAGCCTGGACTTGTTGATACAGAATTTAGTACAGTAAGATTTAGAGGTGATAAAGAAAAAGCTGATAATGTATATAAAGGAATAGAGCCATTATATGCAGAAGATATAGCAGATACAATAGCTTATGTTGCTAATTTACCAGAAAAAATTCAAATTACAGATTTATCTATAACTCCTTTACACCAAGCTAATGCT
- a CDS encoding ABC transporter ATP-binding protein — protein MKLLRTYIKENIGTLSLGAIFLTLNTFATLAIPFQVSNIINQGIIKKNIDMVYSTSIKMIAILIFGTVTGIIANHFIALFAARFAKQNRKMLMRNIETLTLDQVSDFGVASLVTRVANDNNNAQQLIVAFFQMILPSPIMAIISIFLTIQLSPSLALIPLFTILVFACAIILTLFKSLPYILKVQKKLDRMTLVLRERFIGAKIIRAFDNSKKERDKFNDIAQDYTDNYIIINKKFALLSPMAFALMSVIITLIIFFGAMKVVNNTLEIGSITAIVEYSLTTISALIMSSMVLVQMPKAVVSIERIEEVLSATSEIKDSSDLKDDSYYEDILKQNPISLTFDNVCFRYKGAEKQILKNISFSIKAGERFAIVGATGSGKSTIAKVLLRLNDIENGQILINGFNSLDLPLNCLRNQISYIPQKAYIFSGTIKDNFRFANKDMTDEEMVKIAKIAQSYDFIDSLPDKFNSFVAQGGTNFSGGQKQRLSIARALSKDSNIYLFDDSFSALDYATDAKLRKELKTFLKDKITIIIAQRLNTIADADKIIVLKDGEITGMGTHEELLKNNHEYIELAKSQGILE, from the coding sequence ATGAAATTGTTAAGAACCTATATAAAAGAAAATATAGGGACTTTATCTCTTGGTGCAATATTTTTAACTTTAAATACTTTTGCAACCTTAGCTATACCTTTTCAGGTATCAAATATCATAAATCAAGGTATAATCAAAAAAAATATTGATATGGTTTATTCCACAAGTATAAAAATGATAGCTATTTTGATTTTTGGTACAGTTACAGGAATTATTGCTAATCATTTTATTGCACTTTTTGCTGCTCGTTTTGCTAAACAGAATAGAAAAATGTTAATGAGAAATATTGAAACTTTAACACTTGACCAAGTCAGTGATTTTGGAGTAGCTTCTTTGGTAACTCGTGTGGCAAATGACAATAACAATGCTCAACAACTTATTGTTGCATTTTTTCAAATGATACTGCCAAGTCCAATAATGGCTATAATCTCTATATTTTTGACTATACAGTTATCACCAAGTTTAGCTTTGATACCACTATTTACAATTTTAGTCTTTGCTTGTGCAATAATTTTAACTTTGTTTAAATCTTTACCATATATTTTAAAAGTTCAAAAAAAATTGGACAGAATGACTTTGGTATTAAGAGAAAGATTTATTGGAGCAAAAATTATAAGAGCTTTTGACAACTCTAAAAAGGAAAGAGATAAATTTAATGATATAGCTCAAGATTACACTGATAACTATATCATCATCAATAAAAAGTTTGCCTTACTTTCACCTATGGCTTTTGCTCTTATGTCAGTTATTATCACTTTAATAATTTTCTTTGGAGCTATGAAAGTTGTAAATAATACTTTGGAAATTGGTTCTATAACTGCTATAGTTGAATACTCTTTAACAACTATTTCGGCTCTTATTATGTCTTCTATGGTTTTGGTGCAAATGCCAAAAGCTGTCGTTTCAATAGAGAGAATAGAAGAAGTTTTATCAGCTACAAGTGAAATAAAAGATAGTTCTGATTTAAAAGATGATTCTTACTATGAAGATATTTTAAAACAAAATCCAATATCTTTAACTTTTGATAATGTATGTTTTAGATATAAGGGAGCAGAAAAACAAATTTTAAAAAATATTTCATTTTCTATTAAAGCAGGAGAAAGATTTGCAATAGTTGGAGCAACTGGTTCTGGTAAATCTACAATAGCAAAAGTTTTACTTAGATTGAATGATATAGAGAATGGTCAAATTTTAATAAATGGTTTTAATAGTTTAGACTTACCTTTAAACTGTTTAAGAAATCAAATTAGCTATATTCCACAAAAAGCATATATATTCAGTGGAACTATAAAAGATAATTTTAGATTTGCTAATAAGGATATGACAGATGAAGAAATGGTTAAGATAGCAAAAATTGCTCAATCTTATGACTTTATAGACTCTTTACCTGATAAATTTAATTCCTTTGTTGCACAAGGGGGAACAAATTTCTCTGGTGGTCAAAAACAAAGATTATCCATTGCAAGAGCTCTTTCAAAAGATTCAAATATATATCTATTTGATGATAGTTTCTCAGCCCTTGACTATGCAACAGATGCTAAACTTCGTAAAGAATTAAAGACATTCTTAAAAGATAAAATTACAATTATCATAGCTCAAAGATTAAATACTATTGCTGATGCAGATAAGATAATTGTTTTAAAAGATGGAGAAATTACTGGAATGGGAACTCATGAGGAGTTACTAAAAAATAATCATGAATATATTGAACTTGCTAAATCACAAGGAATTTTAGAATAA